The Thunnus maccoyii chromosome 9, fThuMac1.1, whole genome shotgun sequence genome includes a region encoding these proteins:
- the LOC121904083 gene encoding solute carrier family 2, facilitated glucose transporter member 11-like isoform X2, translating to MNLSEGPAESKKEFPNKSLLLAACAACIGGTFQYGYNISVINAPTVYVHNFINQTWNKRYQTDIAEDVLTLLWSTIVSIFTLGGLIGVSIGGTLSVKLGRKGTLLTNNIFALTAALLMGLSYPTGLFELLIIGRFLTGMNAGIGICVQPLYLGEIAPTALRGITGMGTSVFITLGILTGQVMGLKELLGREEYWPILLSTTCIPAFLQLLILPCFPESPRYLLIDKGDDEGCKKALKQLHGMASYDGEREDIEKERNNLVGFKAKKPWELFTDRSVRWQLLTIMFLNAAQQLNGINAIYFYADYVFRQAGIPNDKIPYVTVGTGACECLTALTCGLLIESLGRKVLITGGYTLMSVCCILFTLTMTFQDTSPVIPYLSMACVFAFILSFGLGPGGVTNILTTELFTQTSRPAAYMIAGSVNWLSFFFISMVFPFIVIGLHQYCFLVFLAVCSMVATYIFFIVPETKNKTFLEIQNVFQSQNRKACGVDGSGTTLLATSM from the exons ATGAACCTCAGTGAGGGACCAGCCGAATCAAAGAAAGAG tttcCAAACAAATCACTCCTGCTGGCTGCGTGTGCTGCTTGTATAGGAGGAACCTTCCAGTATGGATATAACATCTCTGTCATCAATGCACCTACTGTG TATGTGCATAATTTCATCAACCAAACCTGGAACAAGCGTTACCAAACGGACATAGCAGAAGACGTTCTCACCCTACTATGGTCCACTATTGTATCTATATTTACCTTAGGAGGACTTATAGGAGTGTCAATCGGTGGAACATTGTCTGTGAAGCTGGGGAG GAAAGGGACATTGTTGACCAATAATATCTTTGCATTAACGGCTGCACTGCTGATGGGTCTGAGTTACCCTACAGGATTATTTGAATTACTCATCATTGGACGTTTCCTTACTGGAATGAATGCAG gaattGGCATTTGTGTTCAACCTCTGTATTTGGGGGAAATCGCTCCAACTGCACTTCGTGGCATCACAGGAATGGGAACCTCTGTTTTCATCACTCTTGGGATCTTGACTGGACAAGTGATGGGTCTCAA AGAGTTGCTCGGCAGAGAAGAGTACTGGCCTATTCTGCTCTCCACCACATGTATCCCAGCCTTCCTGCAGCTCCTGATCCTACCTTGCTTCCCAGAGAGCCCACGCTACCTGCTTATTGACAAAGGAGATGATGAGGGATGTAAAAAAG CCCTGAAGCAACTGCATGGTATGGCCAGCTATGACGGTGAGCGGGAGGACATTGAGAAGGAGAGAAACAATTTGGTCGGGTTCAAGGCCAAGAAACCCTGGGAGCTCTTCACTGACCGCAGCGTGCGCTGGCAGCTTCTCACCATCATGTTCCTCAATGCAGCTCAACAGCTGAACGGGATCAATGCT ATTTACTTCTATGCAGATTATGTGTTCAGACAAGCTGGTATTCCCAACGATAAAATACCATATGTGACTGTTGGCACTGGTGCCTGTGAATGTCTCACCGCTTTAACCTGT GGTCTGCTCATTGAAAGTCTGGGAAGGAAAGTGCTCATCACAGGAGGATACACGCTGATGAGCGTCTGCTGCATTTTATTCACTCTGACCATGACTTTTCAG GATACCAGTCCAGTGATTCCATACTTAAGCATGGCATGTGTTTTTGCCTTTATCCTGAGTTTTGGCTTAGGACCAG GTGGCGTGACTAACATCTTGACCACGGAGTTATTTACACAAACTTCACGCCCTGCGGCATACATGATCGCAGGATCAGTGAATTGGCTTAGCTTCTTCTTCATCAGCATGGTCTTCCCTTTTATTGTG ATCGGGCTGCATCAATACTGTTTCCTGGTGTTTTTGGCCGTCTGTTCCATGGTGGCAACGTACATATTCTTTATTGTTCCTGAAACCAAGAACAAAACCTTCCTGGAAATCCAGAATGTGTTTCAGTCCCAAAACAGAAAGGCCTGCGGTGTTGACGGCTCAGGGACAACACTGTTGGCAACCTCTATGTAA
- the LOC121904083 gene encoding solute carrier family 2, facilitated glucose transporter member 11-like isoform X1 — MPKENRDEYQPLLIKDVKDTKWTCKFPNKSLLLAACAACIGGTFQYGYNISVINAPTVYVHNFINQTWNKRYQTDIAEDVLTLLWSTIVSIFTLGGLIGVSIGGTLSVKLGRKGTLLTNNIFALTAALLMGLSYPTGLFELLIIGRFLTGMNAGIGICVQPLYLGEIAPTALRGITGMGTSVFITLGILTGQVMGLKELLGREEYWPILLSTTCIPAFLQLLILPCFPESPRYLLIDKGDDEGCKKALKQLHGMASYDGEREDIEKERNNLVGFKAKKPWELFTDRSVRWQLLTIMFLNAAQQLNGINAIYFYADYVFRQAGIPNDKIPYVTVGTGACECLTALTCGLLIESLGRKVLITGGYTLMSVCCILFTLTMTFQDTSPVIPYLSMACVFAFILSFGLGPGGVTNILTTELFTQTSRPAAYMIAGSVNWLSFFFISMVFPFIVIGLHQYCFLVFLAVCSMVATYIFFIVPETKNKTFLEIQNVFQSQNRKACGVDGSGTTLLATSM, encoded by the exons ATGCCAAAAGAAAACAGGGATGAATATCAACCTTTGCTTATTAAAGATGTCAAAGATACAAAGTGGACTTGTAAG tttcCAAACAAATCACTCCTGCTGGCTGCGTGTGCTGCTTGTATAGGAGGAACCTTCCAGTATGGATATAACATCTCTGTCATCAATGCACCTACTGTG TATGTGCATAATTTCATCAACCAAACCTGGAACAAGCGTTACCAAACGGACATAGCAGAAGACGTTCTCACCCTACTATGGTCCACTATTGTATCTATATTTACCTTAGGAGGACTTATAGGAGTGTCAATCGGTGGAACATTGTCTGTGAAGCTGGGGAG GAAAGGGACATTGTTGACCAATAATATCTTTGCATTAACGGCTGCACTGCTGATGGGTCTGAGTTACCCTACAGGATTATTTGAATTACTCATCATTGGACGTTTCCTTACTGGAATGAATGCAG gaattGGCATTTGTGTTCAACCTCTGTATTTGGGGGAAATCGCTCCAACTGCACTTCGTGGCATCACAGGAATGGGAACCTCTGTTTTCATCACTCTTGGGATCTTGACTGGACAAGTGATGGGTCTCAA AGAGTTGCTCGGCAGAGAAGAGTACTGGCCTATTCTGCTCTCCACCACATGTATCCCAGCCTTCCTGCAGCTCCTGATCCTACCTTGCTTCCCAGAGAGCCCACGCTACCTGCTTATTGACAAAGGAGATGATGAGGGATGTAAAAAAG CCCTGAAGCAACTGCATGGTATGGCCAGCTATGACGGTGAGCGGGAGGACATTGAGAAGGAGAGAAACAATTTGGTCGGGTTCAAGGCCAAGAAACCCTGGGAGCTCTTCACTGACCGCAGCGTGCGCTGGCAGCTTCTCACCATCATGTTCCTCAATGCAGCTCAACAGCTGAACGGGATCAATGCT ATTTACTTCTATGCAGATTATGTGTTCAGACAAGCTGGTATTCCCAACGATAAAATACCATATGTGACTGTTGGCACTGGTGCCTGTGAATGTCTCACCGCTTTAACCTGT GGTCTGCTCATTGAAAGTCTGGGAAGGAAAGTGCTCATCACAGGAGGATACACGCTGATGAGCGTCTGCTGCATTTTATTCACTCTGACCATGACTTTTCAG GATACCAGTCCAGTGATTCCATACTTAAGCATGGCATGTGTTTTTGCCTTTATCCTGAGTTTTGGCTTAGGACCAG GTGGCGTGACTAACATCTTGACCACGGAGTTATTTACACAAACTTCACGCCCTGCGGCATACATGATCGCAGGATCAGTGAATTGGCTTAGCTTCTTCTTCATCAGCATGGTCTTCCCTTTTATTGTG ATCGGGCTGCATCAATACTGTTTCCTGGTGTTTTTGGCCGTCTGTTCCATGGTGGCAACGTACATATTCTTTATTGTTCCTGAAACCAAGAACAAAACCTTCCTGGAAATCCAGAATGTGTTTCAGTCCCAAAACAGAAAGGCCTGCGGTGTTGACGGCTCAGGGACAACACTGTTGGCAACCTCTATGTAA